Genomic DNA from Taurinivorans muris:
CCCTTCATGGGACCGCAGGGCGGAACGAGGGAACGCATGCAAAGTGCGTTGGGAACCGGTTTCATCATTTCCAAAGACGGTTATATTGTCACCAACAACCATGTGGTTCAAAACGCCGATAAAATCTATGTCACGTTAGCTGACCAAAACAATAAGCAAGACAAAGCGGAAGCCAAAATCATCGGAACCGATTCCGAAACCGACTTGGCACTGCTGAAAATTTCCGTAAAAAATGATTTGCCTTCCGTAAAATTCGGTGACTCCGACAAAATGGAAGTCGGGGACTGGGTTGTCGCCATCGGCAATCCCTTTGGTTTGAGCAATACTGTCACAACCGGTATCGTCAGCGCCAAAGGCCGTGACATTCACGCCGGACCTTATGATAACTTCATTCAGACGGACGCTTCCATCAACCCCGGAAACTCCGGCGGACCGCTTCTCAATTTGGACGGTGAGGTTATCGGAATCAACACCGCCATTGCCGCAAGCGGACAAGGCATCGGATTCGCCATTCCGAGCAAATTGGCTTCTTCCATTATCGAACAGCTGAAATCAGGACAAAAAGTAAGCCGCGGCTGGATTGGCGTAACCATTCAGGACCTTGACGATGTGACAGCCAAAGCCTTGGGGCTGAAAGACCAAAAAGGGGCGCTGATCGGTTCTGTGATGCCTAATGAACCCGCAGCCAAAGCGGGATTGAAAGCCGGCGACATCGTAATCAAAATCGGCAGCACCCCTATCAACAACGCCAGTGACCTGACAAGAGTCATCGCTTCTTATAAGCCGAACAACAAAGTGAATGTCACTGCCATCCGTGACGGAAAAGAAAAACAGTTTACCGTTCAGCTCGGCGAAAGAAACACCAATTCCCAAGCCGGAAACAAGGATATTCAAAAAGGCTCCAGCTTAGGACTTTCCTTGCGTGAA
This window encodes:
- a CDS encoding DegQ family serine endoprotease, with protein sequence MKKILLNVYVAALIAVTTVSSAFAGIDLPSISPLVKQVGSAVVNISTERMVKDQFGFPGMPREFQEFFDQFSPFMGPQGGTRERMQSALGTGFIISKDGYIVTNNHVVQNADKIYVTLADQNNKQDKAEAKIIGTDSETDLALLKISVKNDLPSVKFGDSDKMEVGDWVVAIGNPFGLSNTVTTGIVSAKGRDIHAGPYDNFIQTDASINPGNSGGPLLNLDGEVIGINTAIAASGQGIGFAIPSKLASSIIEQLKSGQKVSRGWIGVTIQDLDDVTAKALGLKDQKGALIGSVMPNEPAAKAGLKAGDIVIKIGSTPINNASDLTRVIASYKPNNKVNVTAIRDGKEKQFTVQLGERNTNSQAGNKDIQKGSSLGLSLRELSNQDRQALRIPENINGILIVDVKQNGLAAKAGIMPQDIILAANLKPVKTIKELTDILDNESKKRGAIVLQIYRQGNSFIISIPLEEKK